Proteins found in one Erythrobacter sp. 3-20A1M genomic segment:
- a CDS encoding glycosyltransferase family 4 protein has product MPESIGNRLVLPHRPSEESTMHPVNVVNASPQIAMVGSYVPRQCGIAAFSQDLRGAIVHGLPKMGCRMIAVTDQAGAYDYPAEVGLEIEQQNARTYTDAAEYLNSSLVDAVLLQHEFGLYGGPAGSYLASFLRQLRKPLVTILHTVLSTPDDDQRRVMAELIRHSARLVVMAEKGREMLEQIYAAPADQIAVVPHGIPDLALSDSERAKHALGFGGRSVAMTFGLLSPGKGIETMIAALPQLVRTNPDLLYAVVGATHPHLRASEGERYRDSLRKLADEFGVASHLHFVDRYVDLPDLLQLLAACDIYVTPYLNEAQICSGTLAYAVGLGKPVVSTPYWHAQELLADGRGMLVPFSDPQAMAGAVGRLLSDFSLRRQTEARAFALGRTMTWSAVAQRYAMIIGDVANRPIPLQQAEPHFEAQPQTSFSQAGSSDPLRADAPRLVVNGRV; this is encoded by the coding sequence TTGCCCGAGAGCATCGGCAACCGCCTCGTCCTACCACACAGACCGAGTGAAGAATCCACCATGCATCCAGTCAACGTCGTGAATGCCAGCCCTCAGATCGCCATGGTCGGCAGCTATGTGCCCCGGCAATGCGGAATTGCCGCCTTCTCACAGGATTTGCGCGGCGCGATCGTGCACGGTTTGCCCAAAATGGGTTGCAGGATGATTGCGGTCACCGATCAAGCTGGAGCGTATGATTACCCTGCGGAAGTTGGTCTGGAAATTGAACAGCAAAATGCCCGGACGTACACCGACGCCGCCGAGTATCTGAACTCCTCGCTTGTCGATGCAGTTCTCCTGCAGCACGAATTCGGGCTTTATGGCGGTCCGGCGGGATCCTATCTCGCGAGCTTCCTGCGCCAGCTTCGCAAACCTCTGGTCACCATCTTGCATACAGTTCTGAGCACACCGGATGACGATCAGCGACGGGTCATGGCCGAACTGATTCGGCATTCGGCCCGTCTCGTCGTGATGGCCGAAAAGGGCCGTGAGATGCTGGAACAGATCTATGCTGCACCGGCAGACCAGATTGCTGTTGTGCCGCATGGTATTCCCGACCTTGCTCTGTCCGATTCAGAGCGCGCGAAGCACGCGCTTGGCTTCGGCGGGCGCTCGGTTGCCATGACGTTCGGCCTGCTTTCACCGGGGAAAGGGATCGAGACGATGATCGCCGCGCTGCCGCAACTGGTCCGGACCAATCCCGACCTTCTCTATGCGGTCGTCGGCGCGACCCACCCGCACCTGCGCGCGAGCGAGGGGGAGCGCTATCGCGACAGTCTTCGCAAACTGGCGGACGAGTTCGGCGTAGCCAGCCATCTCCATTTTGTCGATCGCTATGTCGATCTGCCCGATCTGCTGCAGCTGCTCGCAGCCTGCGATATCTATGTCACGCCCTATCTTAACGAGGCGCAGATTTGCTCTGGCACGCTTGCCTATGCCGTTGGCCTGGGAAAGCCGGTCGTCTCGACTCCCTATTGGCATGCGCAGGAGTTGCTGGCGGACGGCCGCGGCATGCTGGTGCCGTTCAGCGACCCGCAGGCGATGGCCGGTGCCGTCGGCCGCCTCCTGTCGGACTTCAGCTTGCGGCGCCAGACCGAGGCACGCGCCTTTGCGCTCGGCCGCACAATGACCTGGTCGGCGGTGGCGCAACGTTATGCAATGATAATTGGCGATGTTGCGAATCGGCCCATCCCGCTACAACAAGCGGAACCCCACTTTGAGGCCCAACCACAGACATCCTTTTCGCAGGCCGGCTCCAGTGATCCCCTGCGCGCAGATGCGCCACGGCTTGTCGTGAATGGGCGAGTGTGA
- a CDS encoding cation:proton antiporter, with product MDHEIPHLREIFVFLAAAGLVIPTVRKLGISSVLGFLFAGLLIGPHGLNRIVVDVPLLAYVVIADVDGVRRVAELGIIFLLFMIGLELSTRQLWGMRRIVFGLGTGQVCASAAIIGAIAYAFGNSMIASAILGLCLALSSTALVMQSLTETGRLGTRFGRTAFGILLFQDLAVVPVLFLVGVAGAEGSESLAGAATRAILQAAIIIAAILAVGRIAIRPLLRFVGGSGSREVFMAAVLLIVLGTAALTAQAGLSMALGAFLAGLLFADTEYRHQVASDIEPFKGLLLGLFFMSVGMSLDVSAVWQLLGWVVLSVIGLVALKAGTLFVVSKAFRQPTAVAAETAVLLCQGGEFAFVILAAGLAVGVLDPTVGQFMLMVVILTMFLTPALSAAGRLLGRFLEKRENGTLVPADLGITGEAHVIIGGFGRVGHLLADLLDAQRISYVALDTDAEVIARQRAKGMPVVFGDASQPDLLPHLGIERAAAFVTTMDAPGSAEHVVGAVHQLWPHVPIYARARDAEHARRLQALGASGTVPDTVEASLQLCEELLTGIGFPEEAARAIVNERRNDLFAARTV from the coding sequence TTGGATCACGAAATTCCCCACTTGAGGGAAATTTTTGTTTTCCTCGCGGCTGCCGGATTGGTGATCCCGACCGTCCGTAAACTCGGCATCAGCTCTGTCCTCGGATTTCTATTTGCCGGCCTTTTGATTGGCCCGCACGGTCTCAACCGCATTGTCGTGGATGTGCCACTGCTCGCCTATGTGGTTATCGCGGATGTCGACGGTGTCCGTCGCGTCGCTGAGCTCGGCATAATCTTTCTGCTGTTCATGATCGGCCTTGAACTCTCGACGAGGCAATTGTGGGGGATGCGACGGATCGTTTTCGGTCTTGGCACCGGGCAAGTCTGCGCATCCGCTGCCATCATCGGGGCGATCGCCTACGCCTTCGGCAACTCCATGATCGCATCCGCGATTTTGGGGCTCTGTCTGGCATTATCATCCACCGCGCTCGTCATGCAGAGTTTGACTGAGACAGGGCGTCTTGGCACCCGGTTCGGGCGCACAGCGTTCGGTATCCTCCTGTTTCAAGACCTCGCCGTCGTCCCCGTCCTCTTTCTCGTAGGCGTGGCTGGCGCAGAAGGTAGCGAGTCGCTGGCCGGAGCCGCTACACGGGCGATCCTTCAGGCTGCTATCATTATCGCCGCCATTCTGGCCGTCGGACGCATTGCTATACGGCCGCTGTTGCGGTTCGTCGGCGGCAGCGGCAGCCGCGAAGTGTTTATGGCCGCCGTCCTGCTGATTGTGCTTGGAACCGCTGCACTCACGGCACAGGCGGGCCTTTCGATGGCCCTCGGCGCATTTCTTGCTGGGCTGCTGTTCGCAGACACCGAGTACCGCCACCAGGTGGCCAGTGATATCGAGCCCTTCAAGGGCCTACTCCTGGGCCTCTTCTTCATGTCCGTCGGCATGAGCCTTGACGTGAGTGCCGTCTGGCAGTTGCTAGGCTGGGTCGTACTTTCAGTGATTGGCCTCGTCGCACTCAAAGCTGGGACCCTGTTCGTGGTTTCGAAAGCGTTCCGGCAGCCCACAGCCGTCGCTGCGGAGACTGCGGTCCTGCTCTGCCAAGGCGGCGAATTTGCATTCGTCATCCTCGCTGCCGGGCTTGCGGTCGGCGTGCTGGACCCAACTGTCGGTCAGTTCATGCTTATGGTGGTTATCTTGACGATGTTTCTCACCCCGGCCCTTTCCGCCGCCGGCCGCCTGCTGGGCCGATTTTTAGAGAAGCGGGAGAATGGCACCCTCGTACCTGCCGACCTCGGGATTACAGGGGAAGCCCATGTGATTATCGGCGGCTTCGGCCGGGTTGGGCATCTTCTGGCTGATCTGCTAGACGCTCAGCGCATCAGTTATGTCGCGCTCGATACCGATGCCGAAGTCATCGCACGTCAGCGTGCGAAGGGAATGCCGGTTGTCTTTGGCGATGCAAGTCAGCCGGATCTTCTTCCGCATCTTGGTATCGAGCGCGCTGCGGCGTTCGTGACCACTATGGATGCGCCCGGGAGTGCCGAGCATGTTGTCGGCGCGGTTCACCAGCTCTGGCCGCATGTGCCCATTTACGCAAGAGCCCGAGATGCGGAGCATGCACGCCGGCTGCAAGCACTCGGTGCATCGGGGACGGTACCCGACACCGTTGAGGCTAGTCTGCAATTGTGCGAAGAACTCCTGACCGGCATCGGCTTCCCCGAGGAAGCTGCACGTGCCATCGTCAATGAGCGCCGCAACGATCTGTTCGCGGCGCGCACCGTTTGA
- a CDS encoding HAD-IIB family hydrolase produces the protein MKSIAIFDLDGTLAESKQPIDAEMGGLLASLLDHMAVAVISGGDWPQFDKQLLGRLPDVADLSRLFLLPTSGSKFFQYERRWRQVYADVLTETERSAIYAALQQAIAAIGLDAGQSWGDRIEDRGTQITFSGLGQQAPLDQKRSWDPDLRKRQRLKAFLEPKLPAFSIRIGGATSLDITRRGVDKAYGLARFAEVVSIRKDEMMFFGDAVFAGGNDAPVRAAGIATVPVALIGETKAAIRTIIACGPPLSTHF, from the coding sequence ATGAAATCGATCGCCATATTTGACCTCGACGGGACTCTGGCTGAAAGCAAGCAGCCGATTGATGCCGAAATGGGTGGCCTTCTGGCCAGCCTGCTCGATCATATGGCGGTTGCGGTCATCTCAGGCGGGGACTGGCCCCAATTCGACAAGCAGCTGCTCGGACGGCTGCCCGATGTCGCTGACCTGTCCCGGCTCTTTCTCTTGCCCACTTCCGGAAGCAAGTTTTTCCAATATGAGCGCCGCTGGCGGCAAGTCTATGCCGATGTTCTGACTGAAACTGAGCGCAGCGCGATCTACGCAGCGCTGCAACAGGCAATCGCGGCGATCGGATTGGATGCCGGGCAGAGCTGGGGCGATCGGATCGAGGATCGAGGTACGCAGATCACCTTTTCCGGTCTCGGCCAGCAGGCGCCACTCGACCAAAAACGAAGCTGGGATCCCGATCTTCGCAAACGTCAGCGGCTCAAAGCTTTCCTCGAGCCAAAGTTGCCAGCCTTTTCGATTCGTATCGGTGGAGCGACTTCGCTCGATATTACACGGCGCGGCGTCGACAAGGCCTACGGGCTTGCGCGCTTTGCCGAGGTGGTCAGCATTCGCAAGGACGAGATGATGTTCTTTGGGGATGCAGTGTTTGCAGGCGGCAATGATGCGCCTGTCAGAGCTGCGGGAATCGCAACTGTGCCGGTTGCCCTTATCGGTGAGACCAAAGCCGCAATAAGGACGATCATAGCCTGCGGCCCGCCGCTTTCCACACATTTCTGA
- a CDS encoding DUF6629 family protein: MCFSATASFTAGAALLVTGAFSIRLARNPAERPYAAIPLLFGVQQLIEGALWLTFPDKTQLLSTVLTYAYSIFSHVLWPIFVPLAVYFLEPVKWRRKALLVAVAGGTAVGLYLLYFLIRLPIVATAAEGHIDYVSPHFYVKIVMALYILGTCISPLLSSHRWVRWFGIAAIVSFLLAGIFYLTWFISVWCFFAAIMSVMVLTFFLRRSPALASGARMDTAKSERFLAE, translated from the coding sequence ATGTGCTTTTCGGCCACAGCTAGTTTCACCGCCGGAGCAGCGTTGCTGGTTACCGGTGCATTCAGCATACGCCTTGCGCGAAACCCTGCCGAGCGGCCATATGCAGCGATACCGCTCCTGTTTGGCGTTCAGCAATTGATCGAGGGCGCGCTTTGGCTGACATTCCCTGACAAGACGCAGCTTCTCAGTACCGTGCTGACTTACGCCTATTCGATATTTTCACACGTACTCTGGCCAATCTTTGTCCCGCTCGCCGTCTATTTTCTCGAACCTGTGAAATGGCGCCGCAAGGCGCTGCTGGTAGCGGTTGCGGGAGGAACAGCAGTGGGTCTTTATCTGCTCTATTTCCTCATCCGGCTTCCGATTGTGGCTACAGCTGCCGAGGGACATATCGACTACGTATCACCCCACTTCTACGTTAAAATCGTCATGGCTCTGTATATTTTGGGAACCTGCATAAGCCCTCTTCTGTCGAGCCACCGCTGGGTGCGATGGTTTGGCATCGCAGCGATCGTGTCGTTTCTTCTTGCCGGCATCTTTTACCTAACCTGGTTCATATCGGTCTGGTGTTTCTTTGCAGCGATCATGAGCGTGATGGTTCTGACGTTCTTCTTGCGGCGTTCGCCGGCGCTCGCCTCCGGCGCGCGAATGGACACAGCAAAATCCGAGCGCTTCCTCGCCGAGTGA
- a CDS encoding MBL fold metallo-hydrolase RNA specificity domain-containing protein: MTLQLTFLGGAGTVTGSKYLVETDDCKILVDCGLFQGFKQLRLRNRQPLPIAPRDIDAVLLTHAHLDHSGFIPALVRDGFRGPVISTHATFKLCELLLPDSGYLMEADARYANKRGFSKHTPALPLYTERDAKAALTSFAPTSFDEPSKVAEGCSAIFRPMGHILGAASIELNCNGKRIVFSGDVGRYSAATMIDPVRVPRADYLVVESTYGNRHHDETDPETALEEVINRTIGRGGSVIIPSFAVGRAQTLLFHLSQLRRRGRLGPVPIFLNSPMAVNASSIFCDHVGEHRLTQDQCREACGIAEYVRDVEDSKRLNRDPMPKVIVAASGMATGGRILHHLKAYAPDPRNTILLAGFQAGGTRGAALRDGASELKIHGEFIPVRAEVASLDMLSAHADQGELLRWLGGFEDPPVQTFVTHGEPEASDTFRRCITERLGWEARVPEHGERVVLE, from the coding sequence ATGACCTTGCAACTTACTTTTCTGGGCGGTGCCGGTACGGTCACCGGATCGAAATATCTCGTCGAGACCGACGACTGCAAAATCCTTGTCGACTGCGGCCTGTTCCAAGGTTTCAAGCAGCTACGCCTGCGCAATCGCCAACCCCTCCCCATCGCGCCGCGCGATATCGATGCCGTTCTTCTCACGCATGCCCATCTTGATCATTCGGGTTTCATTCCGGCGCTTGTCCGCGACGGTTTCCGTGGCCCCGTGATCAGCACGCACGCGACCTTCAAGCTGTGCGAGCTCCTGCTCCCCGACAGCGGCTATCTCATGGAAGCGGACGCACGCTATGCCAACAAGCGCGGGTTCAGCAAACACACGCCGGCTCTTCCACTCTATACCGAACGCGATGCAAAGGCGGCGCTTACCTCCTTCGCTCCGACCAGCTTCGACGAACCGTCGAAAGTTGCCGAAGGCTGCAGCGCGATCTTCCGGCCAATGGGGCATATTCTCGGGGCGGCCAGCATCGAACTGAACTGTAACGGCAAGCGGATCGTCTTTTCGGGTGATGTCGGCCGCTACTCCGCAGCAACGATGATCGATCCGGTGCGAGTTCCGCGAGCAGACTATCTTGTTGTCGAGTCGACCTATGGCAACCGACACCATGACGAGACCGACCCCGAAACCGCTTTGGAAGAGGTCATCAACCGCACCATCGGGCGCGGCGGAAGCGTCATCATCCCGTCATTTGCGGTCGGACGCGCCCAGACGCTGCTGTTTCATTTGAGCCAGCTGCGTCGCCGCGGACGGCTTGGTCCTGTACCGATCTTCCTCAACAGCCCGATGGCGGTCAACGCAAGTTCGATCTTCTGCGACCATGTTGGAGAGCACCGCCTAACGCAAGACCAGTGCCGGGAGGCCTGCGGCATTGCCGAATACGTCCGTGACGTCGAGGACTCAAAGCGCCTCAATCGCGACCCCATGCCCAAAGTCATTGTCGCGGCCAGCGGGATGGCGACGGGCGGAAGGATATTGCATCATCTCAAAGCTTATGCCCCCGATCCCCGCAACACGATCCTCCTGGCCGGTTTCCAGGCCGGCGGGACGCGGGGCGCAGCCCTGCGCGATGGTGCGAGCGAACTGAAGATCCACGGAGAGTTCATCCCTGTGCGCGCAGAGGTTGCCAGTCTCGACATGCTGTCTGCCCATGCCGATCAGGGCGAACTCCTGCGATGGCTTGGCGGCTTCGAGGATCCGCCGGTCCAGACATTCGTGACTCACGGTGAGCCGGAGGCCTCCGATACGTTTCGCCGTTGCATCACCGAACGGCTTGGGTGGGAGGCGCGGGTGCCCGAACACGGCGAGCGCGTGGTGCTCGAGTGA
- a CDS encoding L-lactate permease — MILAALAPLIAVLGLLVMLRLPAAVAMPISLLVTALVSVVIWRVPVIQVLAAAAEGTVIAASIVWIVFGAIFLLKVLTAGGAMTVIRDGFTRIAPDPRAQIIVIAWLFGAFLEGAAGFGTPAAITAPLLVALRFRPMAAVVLALIADSSPVSFGAIGTPVAIGLAQGLEEDGQVDAAIAADGDQSLETMLEAVAVQAAMIDLFVGSLIPLIMILIFTRFFDVRQSWKAGLAAWKFALAAGFAYTLPALGVAAMLGPELPALIGALCGLAIIVPIARKGWLLPDGGLRPTLEHGALVASPMSLKRAWSPYLLLAVMLVVTRIEILPFKSWLNKVSIQWNGIFGTEISVSVAPFYLPGAMFVVIAVLTLRMHRMNLAQVRTSLNEAARIVGTSAMALGAAVPMVRIFIQSGVNDAGLRSMPMELASFAAGGVGTKWPLVAPLLGALGSFLSGSATFSNMTFALLQTQAAEQVGMPTVLVLAGQMLGANAGNMVSVLNVVAAAAVVSLIREEGRIIRFTFLPMLIYALASGTIIFALMLAS; from the coding sequence TTGATCCTTGCCGCGCTTGCGCCGCTCATTGCGGTCCTCGGACTGCTGGTCATGCTTCGTTTGCCTGCCGCCGTGGCGATGCCTATCAGCCTTCTCGTTACCGCCCTTGTGAGCGTCGTCATCTGGCGTGTGCCGGTAATCCAGGTTCTTGCTGCCGCCGCCGAGGGGACGGTGATCGCGGCATCGATCGTCTGGATAGTCTTCGGGGCGATTTTCCTGCTCAAGGTTCTCACGGCAGGCGGAGCCATGACCGTCATCCGGGACGGGTTCACCCGCATTGCCCCTGACCCCCGCGCGCAGATTATAGTCATCGCCTGGCTTTTCGGGGCCTTCCTCGAAGGTGCTGCTGGTTTCGGAACCCCGGCCGCGATCACCGCACCCTTGCTTGTCGCTCTGCGCTTCAGGCCAATGGCAGCCGTGGTGCTTGCGCTGATTGCCGACAGCAGCCCTGTTTCCTTCGGCGCGATCGGCACGCCCGTCGCAATAGGCCTCGCGCAGGGTCTGGAGGAAGACGGACAGGTCGATGCGGCAATCGCGGCCGACGGTGACCAAAGTTTGGAAACCATGCTCGAAGCAGTCGCGGTTCAGGCAGCGATGATAGATCTTTTTGTCGGCAGCCTCATCCCTCTCATCATGATCCTGATCTTCACGCGTTTCTTCGATGTGCGTCAAAGTTGGAAGGCCGGTCTCGCGGCGTGGAAATTCGCCTTGGCGGCCGGCTTTGCCTACACGCTGCCCGCACTTGGCGTGGCGGCAATGCTCGGGCCCGAGCTGCCCGCGCTCATCGGCGCTCTTTGTGGTCTAGCGATCATCGTTCCGATTGCCCGGAAGGGATGGCTTTTGCCGGATGGAGGGCTGAGACCAACTTTAGAGCACGGCGCCCTCGTCGCCTCCCCGATGTCACTCAAGCGTGCCTGGTCACCCTATTTGCTTCTCGCGGTGATGCTTGTCGTTACGCGGATCGAAATCCTGCCGTTCAAGAGTTGGTTGAACAAGGTTTCCATTCAATGGAACGGCATCTTCGGGACAGAGATCAGTGTCTCGGTCGCGCCATTCTACCTGCCAGGCGCCATGTTTGTTGTCATCGCCGTGCTGACGCTTCGCATGCACCGGATGAACCTTGCCCAGGTCCGAACTTCGCTCAATGAGGCTGCCCGAATCGTCGGAACGAGTGCGATGGCACTGGGCGCAGCGGTGCCGATGGTACGCATTTTTATCCAGTCAGGCGTGAACGACGCTGGTCTTCGCAGCATGCCGATGGAGCTTGCCAGCTTTGCCGCTGGCGGTGTCGGGACGAAATGGCCGCTGGTCGCTCCGTTGCTTGGCGCTCTTGGCAGTTTTCTTTCAGGTAGCGCCACATTCAGCAATATGACATTTGCTCTTTTGCAGACGCAGGCCGCTGAGCAGGTCGGCATGCCAACAGTACTGGTGCTCGCCGGACAAATGCTCGGTGCGAATGCCGGCAACATGGTATCTGTGCTGAACGTGGTAGCCGCAGCCGCGGTGGTTAGTCTGATCAGGGAGGAAGGAAGGATCATTCGTTTCACCTTCCTGCCGATGCTCATCTACGCGCTGGCCTCGGGCACGATCATCTTTGCGCTCATGCTGGCGTCGTGA
- a CDS encoding 1-acyl-sn-glycerol-3-phosphate acyltransferase, whose amino-acid sequence MAHLNPRHGSARHENGRHFHILTLRTWLFKASWVLWTLSFAPLIPVLWLSGRPPRVVRRITRLWARGTLSLLAAWTGIIHRVHGDCHVPLRPALILGNHQSPWETIAALVLFPDLAIVAKQELLKIPVLGWYLRYSPMVIIDRGDTTGSVRSMVTACRDALSDGRSLLIFPEGTRQPVGSPIIFKRGVELLYRTLGLPALVFAHDSGRFWPAGSVLRSGVITVSLLPPIPPGLDAREFFQQSQRMLADEVARLAG is encoded by the coding sequence ATGGCCCATCTGAACCCTCGGCATGGGTCCGCGCGGCACGAAAATGGAAGGCATTTCCACATTCTCACGCTGAGAACATGGCTTTTCAAAGCTTCCTGGGTTCTCTGGACTCTAAGCTTCGCGCCTCTGATTCCTGTTCTCTGGCTCAGCGGAAGACCTCCGCGAGTTGTGCGCAGAATTACGCGGCTCTGGGCGCGAGGGACCTTGTCACTCCTTGCCGCGTGGACCGGTATAATACATCGCGTACACGGCGATTGCCATGTTCCTCTCAGACCAGCCTTGATTCTGGGAAATCATCAGTCGCCATGGGAAACGATTGCGGCACTCGTGTTATTTCCCGATCTGGCCATAGTCGCGAAGCAGGAACTTCTCAAAATACCCGTTCTGGGTTGGTATCTTCGATATTCTCCCATGGTCATCATCGATCGAGGCGACACCACCGGCTCGGTGCGAAGCATGGTGACAGCGTGCCGGGATGCTCTTTCCGACGGCCGATCACTGTTGATTTTCCCAGAAGGCACACGCCAACCGGTCGGATCGCCAATCATTTTCAAACGCGGCGTGGAACTGTTGTATCGTACGCTTGGCCTGCCCGCGCTTGTTTTCGCTCACGATTCCGGGCGCTTCTGGCCGGCCGGATCTGTCCTGCGGTCCGGCGTCATTACAGTTTCGCTTCTACCTCCGATTCCGCCAGGCCTGGACGCTCGGGAGTTCTTCCAGCAATCGCAGCGAATGTTGGCGGATGAGGTCGCCCGTCTCGCCGGTTAG
- a CDS encoding copper-translocating P-type ATPase: MQAMVRDMRNRFWVALLFTIPIFVYSPMGGMFTPPAPPFGLGLDLWLFFLASAAVIYPSWPFFVAAWRALRNGILNMAVLVVLSVGTGYLFSVGSTFLFPGVQFYEAVAVLLVFILLGHWLEMRARAGASQAIRALLDLAPPMATVIRDGREVEIATSEVQVGETIIIKPGNKIPVDGEIVEGTSLIDESMLTGESMPVNKAVGDEVIGASINKSGSFRYKATKVGADTALAQIVKLVQEAQNSKAPAQLLADRASQWLVLIAILIGLATFATWFWWLGAPLLFAVTLTITVFVIACPDALGLATPMAVMVGTGLGATNGILFKNAGALEDATKLDVIVFDKTGTLTMGQPHVVDIVAAEGRSDEDVLRLAAAVERGSEHPLALAILDRAGDLALDDVRDFHNREGMGAEALVGGSTVLLGNRRLMDEENVPLGTLSEAADELKGAGRTVVHVAHKGDLVGLIAIADAPRPTAIAAVAALRKRGVEVAMLTGDNEGTAKRVAAQLGIGTVLADVLPGQKADKVKELQAQGKRVGMVGDGINDAPALTQADVGFAIGAGTDVAMESADVVLMRSDPYDVVGAIVLSKATLRKMHQNLFWAVAYNVIAFPVAAGVLYPLIISPAVAAIAMSGSSALVAVNALLLKRTRMEGIGRSVAESGESDRSPTASPIPA; this comes from the coding sequence ATGCAAGCGATGGTCCGTGACATGCGCAACCGGTTCTGGGTGGCTCTCCTCTTTACCATTCCGATCTTTGTCTATTCGCCAATGGGCGGCATGTTCACGCCGCCTGCTCCGCCTTTCGGGTTGGGCCTCGATCTGTGGCTGTTCTTCCTCGCGAGCGCTGCGGTTATCTATCCCAGCTGGCCGTTCTTCGTCGCCGCCTGGCGCGCGCTGCGCAACGGAATCCTCAACATGGCAGTGCTTGTCGTGCTGTCGGTCGGAACAGGCTATCTCTTCAGCGTCGGCTCGACCTTCCTCTTTCCCGGTGTGCAGTTCTACGAGGCAGTCGCGGTCCTGCTGGTCTTCATCCTGCTCGGCCACTGGCTCGAAATGCGCGCGCGCGCCGGGGCGTCGCAGGCGATACGCGCACTGCTCGATCTCGCGCCGCCGATGGCGACCGTCATTCGCGATGGCCGCGAAGTGGAGATCGCCACCTCCGAAGTCCAGGTGGGCGAAACGATCATTATCAAGCCTGGCAACAAGATACCCGTCGACGGGGAAATCGTCGAAGGAACCTCGCTAATCGATGAATCGATGCTTACCGGCGAGTCGATGCCGGTCAACAAGGCGGTCGGCGACGAAGTCATCGGCGCATCGATCAACAAGAGCGGCAGCTTCCGGTACAAGGCAACCAAAGTTGGTGCCGACACCGCGCTGGCCCAAATTGTCAAGCTCGTCCAGGAAGCGCAGAATTCCAAGGCCCCGGCGCAACTGCTTGCCGACCGCGCGTCGCAGTGGTTGGTCTTGATCGCGATCCTTATCGGACTGGCGACCTTTGCGACATGGTTCTGGTGGCTCGGCGCGCCATTGCTGTTCGCCGTCACGCTGACAATAACCGTCTTCGTCATTGCTTGCCCGGATGCTCTGGGACTCGCGACCCCGATGGCGGTCATGGTCGGGACCGGGCTCGGCGCGACCAACGGCATCCTGTTCAAGAATGCCGGCGCGCTCGAGGATGCGACCAAACTCGACGTCATCGTATTCGACAAGACCGGCACGCTAACCATGGGGCAGCCGCATGTGGTCGACATCGTCGCTGCGGAAGGCCGATCCGACGAGGATGTGTTGCGGCTCGCCGCCGCGGTCGAGCGTGGTTCGGAACACCCGCTCGCACTCGCCATCCTTGACCGCGCAGGCGATCTCGCGCTCGACGACGTCCGCGACTTTCATAACCGGGAAGGCATGGGCGCAGAGGCGCTGGTGGGCGGAAGCACGGTGCTGCTCGGCAATCGCCGACTGATGGACGAGGAGAACGTCCCACTCGGCACCTTGTCCGAGGCGGCGGATGAGCTGAAGGGTGCCGGACGAACAGTCGTTCACGTCGCGCACAAGGGCGATCTGGTCGGTCTGATCGCCATCGCCGACGCCCCGCGCCCCACCGCCATTGCGGCGGTCGCGGCGCTGCGCAAGCGCGGGGTCGAAGTGGCAATGCTGACCGGCGACAATGAGGGCACGGCAAAGCGCGTGGCGGCACAGCTGGGCATCGGCACCGTGCTCGCCGACGTCCTGCCCGGCCAGAAGGCCGATAAAGTCAAGGAGTTGCAGGCCCAGGGCAAGCGCGTGGGCATGGTTGGAGACGGAATCAACGATGCGCCCGCGCTGACCCAGGCCGATGTCGGTTTTGCGATCGGGGCCGGCACCGATGTCGCTATGGAAAGCGCCGATGTCGTACTTATGCGCAGCGATCCTTATGACGTGGTCGGCGCGATCGTTCTTTCGAAAGCAACCTTGCGCAAGATGCACCAGAACCTGTTCTGGGCTGTCGCTTACAATGTCATTGCCTTTCCGGTCGCGGCAGGCGTCCTCTACCCGCTGATCATCAGCCCGGCGGTCGCCGCCATCGCCATGTCGGGGAGCTCCGCGCTCGTGGCCGTGAATGCACTGCTCCTCAAACGGACGCGAATGGAAGGTATCGGCAGGAGCGTAGCGGAGTCCGGAGAAAGCGATCGGAGCCCCACGGCGAGCCCGATTCCTGCGTGA